The region ACGAATACCAACACCCTCACATGCTCACGATTCAGAAAAATTACTGCAAGCAAGCCAAGCATAGTGGAACCAATCCTATTAACTAGTAAACCCCTAGTTATAATTTTGAAAACACTGCTAAAACTTACAATCATCCCTGCATGAGCACACATGTAAAAGTCATAGCTTCTTGGATGCACTACTTTTGTGTCGACAACTGTACCTGAGGAGAGAGCAAACCTCAGCACAGACAGAATCAATTAGAAAGTAGCATGATAGTAAGACGTACATACCTGCTGGGACATTTTCTGGGGCACCAGCTTGAAATAGCCTTGTGTGGTGTTTCTTCTGGACCACAATAACAGTAAATTTGGGAACTTTAACCTCACCTAGATGCTGGTAGGCCTGTAGGTGAAAAGGTTTGGCATTCCCCATATCAAGATTAGTGCTATGAGATTATACTAGAAAGCACCTGCTTGCAGAGAGGCTAACAAGAGTTTCACTTAGAAAACAGAACAACAGCTTGCACTCCCAGCATTCCAGCAGTAAGATTGGTGCAAAACTATTGGGTCAAAATCCAAGGCTAAGTCTTTGCTTGTTTAGGAGAGGGAAGataattcaaccaaacaaaatCTAATTTAAAGTTGTTTATGATGCTAAAACAAAATTCTAACGTTTCCAGACTTCACCATGTAATGCCATTGATAACATATGCAGGAGAAACAGTACTTTGGCaggaggggaaaaaaaaaaaaaaaaaaaaaaaaaaaNNNNNNNNNNNNNNNNNNNNNNNNNNNNNNNNNNNNNNNNNNNNNNNNNNNNNNNNNNNNNNNNNNNNNNNNNNNNNNNNNNNNNNNNNNNNNNNNNNNNNNNNNNNNNNNNNNNNNNNNNNNNNNNAAAAaaggggggaaaaaaaaaaaaaaaaaaaaaaaaaagagagaccAGATTACCTTGATCATCTGATCCAGCTCTATGTTTAGAACTTGATTAAATTGTGATTCACTAACACCATCCCTGAGAGAGATTTTTTGTACCAAGTTAAAGCATATATGGTGTTATCATTGTAACAGTCTGATTGTGAATAAAGTTTAGAACATGGTGCAACAAGTGAACACAACAATTAAATGCAATTGCACTCTCTGTGGATTTTCCTGGAAAACTTTGGGATGGATGAGCACTGATATGACTTTCTTTCATCTTCTTAAGCAACCAAACAGATTATCATAAATATGGAATACCTGAAAACAATGATGTGGGCTGGTTTACGCCCATtgtttgtttgataaaattccaaAAGCATCTCTCTGTAGCACAGTGCATATGCATTTATTCATAAGGTTGCTATACAAATCTTGATAAGTAAATTGATTTACGTGACATAGCTCAAAGATGATTTCAAATTTATATAGTACCTCATGATACCATCATCCTCGCCATTTGCTAAAGGCTTGAATAAAGATTCTATCATTTCTACCTTTGAAGATTGAGTTCGAACAGCTGCCCTGTATTTTGATATCAATGGCCAATATTGAGATCCAACCACCTGGCAGACCAGAAATGGACAAGAAATTAGTATGAACTGTATCTAATTGCCAATATACTTGCCTAAAAGAGATATAGAGGAACAACCGCAGCAATGGATGGAGCATCTGATTGTCCAGGAGATCCATGAGACACATCCATGCCCAAAATCATCGTTGGAGTGTCCTGAACTATAGGTATACCGGGCATTTTCTCTATTGCCAACAATGAATTGGTCCCtccaagctttaaaaaaaatgatgttataTTACGTAAAGTTACAAAAGGCAAACAAGTTACAGTTTCTGTTTATTGTACGCAGGGGTTGTTAAAATGCTGCTCATTGATTAACAAATTACCTTAGTATTGATTTTGAGAAGAACATTTGTAAGGTAATGGTCATTAATCTTTGTTGGGGAAACACATTGCGTGACAATACCAACATCGGTCAAGCTTTTTTTCTTCCAAGGTCCTATACATTATTGAGAGGAAATGTTTGACATTTTGctctgccaaaaaaaaaaaaggaacaaaaagaAAGATTCTATTACCATATATATCTGAATTTTTGCGCTCTGGCAAGACACAAAGAAGAAGCTGAGGAGGGCCAGGGATCTTGGACATTATCAGTTCAAACATCTTTTCCACCCGAACTATAGGACCAGATCGTCGATACTGGGGATCTTCCTCAACAAGAGTGTGTGGCCGCTCCATATGCTAACATGCAAACCATGTCAAATAAATTAACGGGCATTTTTTAGTGGAAATCCacaattttgaaaatagaaaatcaaGATACATACAATGCCTTTGTTCCTTGCACAGCTAATCAGCTCCCTTGAAAGATGACTTGTATCACAACGTGCAGAGAAGTTGACCACTGCCCAGCGCTCAATCCGTGAAGGTTTCAGAACTtgctatgtatatataaaagaaatcaaCATGGAATCTGCAAGGATAGTTTTCTTTGTTCACCCCCTCTTTTTTTTATCCCTTGGGTGGTGAtgtgggggagggggggggggggatatgNNNNNNNNNNNNNNNNNNNNNNNNNNNNNNNNNNNNNNNNNNNNNNNNNNNNNNNNNNNNNNNNNNNNNNNNNNNNNNNNNNNNNNNNNNNNNNNNNNNNNNNNNNNNNNNNNNNNNNNNNNNNNNNNNNNNNNNNNNNNNNNNNNNNNNNNNNNNNNNNNNNNNNNNNNNNNNNNNNNNNNNNNNNNNNNNNNNNNNNNNNNNNNNNNNNNNNNNNNNNNNNNNNNNNNNNNNNNNNNNNNNNNNNNNNNNNNNNNNNNNNNNNNNNNNNNNNNNNNNNNNNNNNNNNNNNNNNNNNNNNNNNNNNNNNNNNNNNNNNNNNNNNNNNNNNNNNNNNNNNNNNNNNNNNNNNNNNNNNNNNNNNNNNNNNNNNNNNNNgggggggggggggggggggggggggggggggggtatatTTCTAGAtccctttcatattttaaatatattaaaatacctTATTCTTGAAGTTCCACCTGCCATTATGAGGAATGCAATCTTCACCATTACCAACCTTTAACTACAAATCATAAAAGAATACTATCCAAGTCAATTTACAAGTTAAAAATATACTCCAATAATTATAATCACTGACTGAATCTTAAAGTAAATGTAGAAACTACCTTTGGTGTATCAAGGACCCGGCCCTCAACTTGCATAAGCTGCTTTTCAGTTGAAATTCCACAAGCAGCAAGAAGTGGATCATCATCATAGCAATAGTTTTTCACCGCCTGCAAGTTTAAGCAAGGCATAAACCAAGGGGAAAAACAATGAGAAATAAGTGATGCAGCTACTTACATCAGTTACAACTTGAATTCTTGCGATAGGCTTCTGCCTTGATTTTTCAACTAAAGACGCTCTTTGCATTGAAGATAGTGCCTTTGTGTATCTTTGAAGAGACACCAATGAGCATAGCTATAATTCAGGAAAGAAAGAACTTTCAGACCATTTAAGGCAGAACGCATACTGAAAGCATTGAAGTCATCAGAAGTATGAAGAAAATGAATTCTGCACACCTCCAATGGCAGGTAGTTTGGCTTTTTTGGCTTTCCAACATCAAGACATGGCATAAATGCAGAATATGTGAGTTCTATATTACGGTGCTTAGTGAAGTAGTCAGAAACAGTAATCTCCATCACCTCCCCACAATCATGTGAACCACCACCACTTTTCACTTTCATTGAAAAACTTTAAAAGATATTACATCAAAACCAGAATCTGTCCATCTGTAGATAGCATAAAGTAAATATGGTGCAAGACAACATGAACTTACAATTGCTTATTGCAAGGCAGCTCACTTAAGCCTATGATTTTAAATTCCCTGTTGCTATGCGTAGCTTTAACCCTcatattttttaacattttttttgccTGTAAAAGTTGCAGTGTAAGTAAATTTAGAATATACgaggaaaaaaatattaaagtctACTATCGCTTACTCTTTCCCAGTCAATGTCAATATATCGACGTTCCTTTACACTCTGGTTTGCAAGCAAAAAATCAACTACAGGTCCAGGTGTCAGTATCAGAGTGGTAGAGACATCTGCAGCAATGAATTGAGTAGCATTTAATTTGCTTATTTTGAAGAATGATATGCATCAGTTAAAGTTTGTTCAGGGGATACCCATATTGAGGGACAAGCCACCATGAGTTGGGTGAAAGCTAGAATGGAATCCCCAACAACCACTTACACCCCCTCCAATTTCAGTGAAATATCTTGAGTCATCATGAAAGAAGGATTGCCCAACCAAAAGGCACCCTCTGTGGAAAGCATTTATAGCTACATAAGTTTTAGCTGAAACAAATGCTGCACATGATATGAAGAAATATATTGCTACCTATTTGCTGCTTGTTGTCGCAGTATAATGTCAAGGACCCTGAGTGCATCTTGAAAGTGTTCTGAATCAGCTCCTTGAAGGGCAAGACATACAGACCTCAAAGGTATCTTAGCAGCATAACTTATCTCCACTATGAAAATTTTTGATTGTAAAGAGCACTTGAACCTTTTAACCGACTCATCAGGGCATCCACTGGTCCACATATAAGGCCATAATAAGTGAATAAGGTAAATATAAAGAGGTGCAGCAATACTAGTAACGGAGACGGTGAAAGAATTTTACTGTTTAGCAATAGACTCTTCAAGAACTACAGTATACTTCATGTTGTTCTGTGGTAGGGGGCCCACTGCATACAAACATTTTTCTCCATCAAATGCAAACCTCTTCCCAGAAAATTCAGAAGAATATGTCTGATAAAGTTTATCCATGATTTTTCTTCCAATTCCTCTGCTGTTAACAGCACTCTTGtcatcaaaactaattttaaccTGTTAAAACAGTTTATGGTAAGTTTCAACAATTAGCATGACACCTCAAATTAGGGAAAAATATGGTGTAAATTATATTCATACACTATACTGGTAAAATATTTCATCAGGGCACTTCAGAGAAACTTTAAAATGGTTTGTAAGCAAATTGATGCATCGCCCAGAAGTCCCAAACCCAGGCCTTGTCATAATAGAACGTTTAGGTTGGTCAACTTGTTCTGGCCCTGTATCTGAATGTACAATTGGTGGTGAGGCCAGCAAAGGCACAGAACCACTTTCATCGCTGTGATCAGTTGTTCCCATCTTTTGATCAGAAATGCTACCTGAATAATTTAGCAGATCAAGTTGATAAGCATCTTACTTGAATGAATCACAGGCATAATAGCACACAGACAAAACACAATAATCAAGTTCAGTGGAACATATTAGATTCCCTGAAGGCCATAGTGCAAATAgcataattttgttttgatttcaTGGAATGAATCTTTTTGTCAGGATGATGATTGGAAGTAATTTCAATGTTCAAACCGAaagaacataaataaaaattggaaaaacTCCCCATATCCCAACAATGCAAAAGCAATATCTTACTAACTGAAAGGTATCTTTCAACTACAACAGTGACTAGAAGGAAAGAAGGGGGGAAAAAGGTTACAAAATAGGAAGCATCTATTCCCAACTCTAAAGCACAACTTGGCATCACTAGCATTGCTTGAAAAATATACAAGCCTTTACTTTGACAGCATAGAGAAACAATAATTATTCCTTGACTGATAAAGGCATGCAACCTCCAATACCAAGGTCCACCGCATGCAACCTCCAATACCAAGGTCCACAATGGATATGGCAGAAATTCAATACATGAATAAACTTCCACCAAGTGAGCATAATAATCACAAATTTTAATCCTAATAAAACAAACAACATCAATTTTTCCAAACGAACAAGCATTAATGAGCACTCCATACAATCCCGCTaggtaattaaaataaacacaaaaacaatCATCATATATACCCATTTCAAACGCAGGAACGAAACTGAAGCAACCTCAGAGCAATTAAAACAGCAATGCATAACAAAAACAGCAATGCACATacatgcatataaaatttcacaaACGCAAAACTGCAGACGGCCTTCAATAGCATAAGATGAATACATCTCTAACCTTATTTGCGATGATTGGTGCAGGCCGATTGTTTCGCTTTGTTAGGGTTTTGAAGGACGGAGAAAGCGCGGATAAGACAAAAAAGACACGAATAAATGCAGACACTCTCTCCGCAGCGCACGTCTCTACCTCGGCTAGGGAATGCTCGGACTCTGAGATTGAGCGGAGAGTGTTCCGTGGACGTGGACTGGAGGGAAGAGGGGACTTGAGACTTGTGAGGGTGTCTATAGACTATAGTAATGATCCCAAGTATGTACACTAGTTTCGATTTTCGAATAAATGGGTCACTTCTTTCGaaagtttctttttcttttttagaaaaggtataatattgagttaattctattcctggttataaatttatatgtgacagTATATTTTTCGTCATTCTTTATTAGAACATCTTTATttagttataatattattgtttaaaGTTATTACATTCATCAAATCATCAATACATTAAATATGAGTCGAGATGGGTATAACTAAACCGGTATGGTAGCCTACATCCCAAAAAAAGtaattcttcaatttcttttgaGGGTGTTTGGCTCAGCcattgaaattataaataaaataaaatatttagtaatttgaATGAGTTCTAAGAGCATCCACCATATAAGGATTTTCTTAATAGTGATCAGTTTTTTAGGAGATTTTGCATCTGTGATTAGGAAATACAAAATTAAGGTCGAGGAAAAAAAACCTGAAACGggaagaaacaaaataaaataaaataaaactcgTGTGGGACTGCCTCATCGTGAGTCAAGTCGGTCAATGTGAAAATATAATGCTTATACgcataaatgtcatacttatatgttcaaatgtaatactaataaaggaataaacttTTTGTTACTTctaatggtaaatgtaatacttttaagagaaaatgtgATGCTTTTACATTTCGAATAACAATCAaactttttgttacttataatggtaaatgtaatacttttaagggaaaatgtaatacttttacattttctttaaagatatattatattttgccttataagtaagagaagcattacttattatggaaaatgaaatacttttgatgaaaaatataatatttctacatcaaaatgcaaaattattactatacatttttcttcaaaagtattacatttttccttacaaatgacaaaaaataaaaaaaaatattcttgattagtattacatattacatttgagcatataagtatggtatTTGTATGTTAAAAATCCAACATTTAgttttt is a window of Ipomoea triloba cultivar NCNSP0323 chromosome 11, ASM357664v1 DNA encoding:
- the LOC115996713 gene encoding protein argonaute 16 isoform X2 encodes the protein MGTTDHSDESGSVPLLASPPIVHSDTGPEQVDQPKRSIMTRPGFGTSGRCINLLTNHFKVSLKCPDEIFYQYSVKISFDDKSAVNSRGIGRKIMDKLYQTYSSEFSGKRFAFDGEKCLYAVGPLPQNNMKYTVVLEESIAKHGCPDESVKRFKCSLQSKIFIVEISYAAKIPLRSVCLALQGADSEHFQDALRVLDIILRQQAANRGCLLVGQSFFHDDSRYFTEIGGGVSGCWGFHSSFHPTHGGLSLNMDVSTTLILTPGPVVDFLLANQSVKERRYIDIDWERAKKMLKNMRVKATHSNREFKIIGLSELPCNKQFFSMKVKSGGGSHDCGEVMEITVSDYFTKHRNIELTYSAFMPCLDVGKPKKPNYLPLELCSLVSLQRYTKALSSMQRASLVEKSRQKPIARIQVVTDLMQVEGRVLDTPKLKVGNGEDCIPHNGRWNFKNKQVLKPSRIERWAVVNFSARCDTSHLSRELISCARNKGIHMERPHTLVEEDPQYRRSGPIVRVEKMFELIMSKIPGPPQLLLCVLPERKNSDIYGPWKKKSLTDVGIVTQCVSPTKINDHYLTNVLLKINTKLGGTNSLLAIEKMPGIPIVQDTPTMILGMDVSHGSPGQSDAPSIAAVVGSQYWPLISKYRAAVRTQSSKVEMIESLFKPLANGEDDGIMREMLLEFYQTNNGRKPAHIIVFRDGVSESQFNQVLNIELDQMIKAYQHLGEVKVPKFTVIVVQKKHHTRLFQAGAPENVPAGTVVDTKVVHPRSYDFYMCAHAGMIGTTRPAHYHVLCDEIGFSPDDLQNLVHSLSYVSQRGSAAVSIVAPVYYAHLAARQVGQFVKFEDPSETSSEQKCITTVPELPRLHEEVDNSMFFC
- the LOC115996713 gene encoding protein argonaute 16 isoform X1 — its product is MGTTDHSDESGSVPLLASPPIVHSDTGPEQVDQPKRSIMTRPGFGTSGRCINLLTNHFKVSLKCPDEIFYQYSVKISFDDKSAVNSRGIGRKIMDKLYQTYSSEFSGKRFAFDGEKCLYAVGPLPQNNMKYTVVLEESIAKHGCPDESVKRFKCSLQSKIFIVEISYAAKIPLRSVCLALQGADSEHFQDALRVLDIILRQQAANRGCLLVGQSFFHDDSRYFTEIGGGVSGCWGFHSSFHPTHGGLSLNMDVSTTLILTPGPVVDFLLANQSVKERRYIDIDWERAKKMLKNMRVKATHSNREFKIIGLSELPCNKQFFSMKVKSGGGSHDCGEVMEITVSDYFTKHRNIELTYSAFMPCLDVGKPKKPNYLPLELCSLVSLQRYTKALSSMQRASLVEKSRQKPIARIQVVTDAVKNYCYDDDPLLAACGISTEKQLMQVEGRVLDTPKLKVGNGEDCIPHNGRWNFKNKQVLKPSRIERWAVVNFSARCDTSHLSRELISCARNKGIHMERPHTLVEEDPQYRRSGPIVRVEKMFELIMSKIPGPPQLLLCVLPERKNSDIYGPWKKKSLTDVGIVTQCVSPTKINDHYLTNVLLKINTKLGGTNSLLAIEKMPGIPIVQDTPTMILGMDVSHGSPGQSDAPSIAAVVGSQYWPLISKYRAAVRTQSSKVEMIESLFKPLANGEDDGIMREMLLEFYQTNNGRKPAHIIVFRDGVSESQFNQVLNIELDQMIKAYQHLGEVKVPKFTVIVVQKKHHTRLFQAGAPENVPAGTVVDTKVVHPRSYDFYMCAHAGMIGTTRPAHYHVLCDEIGFSPDDLQNLVHSLSYVSQRGSAAVSIVAPVYYAHLAARQVGQFVKFEDPSETSSEQKCITTVPELPRLHEEVDNSMFFC